The following nucleotide sequence is from uncultured Draconibacterium sp..
TCATCGTTTGTCAGTTCCTGAATAAATAAGGCATCGCGATCTTTTACCAGCCGGTGTGTTTTAGAAAAGAACTGTTTCCCGGAAAGTGTTTCCAGACTTTGATAAACCGTATCCACCACACTGGAATTAAAACCAAAACCCGAAAGAATCTCCAACAATACTATTTTAGGATGTGGTGAATTCTGCAGCTCCGGAATTGAAATTACCGACTGCTCTTTATCCTCTGTCAGAACCCGTCGAGCCTCACTATCAATGGTAGTTTCATACACTTCATAAGCAGCCTTCAGATTATCGACACTGGCCATAAAGTTCTTCTTAAAGGCCGGATTCAGCTCCGAAAACAAAGGCAAAATTTTATGACGCAAAAAGTTTCGTTGGAAAACTACTTCGTTGTTCGAAGAATCTTCGCGGCAGGAAATAAAGTTCCCGGCAGCGTACTTTTCAATGTCTTCGCGGCTTGCAAACAACAGCGGACGAATCAGTTTTCCCTTTTTCTCTTTTATACCGGTAAGGCCTTTTATGCCTGTTTTCCTCGACAGGTTCAAAAAGAAAGTCTCGATCAGATCGTCCTGATGATGAGCTGTCACAATACAATCGTATTCATACTCTTTGCGTATGCGCTCGAAAAAACCATAGCGCAATTCGCGCGCCGCCATTTCAATTGAAATACCTTTTAGTGATGCGTATTCTTTTGTATCGAAAGTTTCAAAGTGAACCGGTGTTCCGTGCTGTTCCACCTGCTCGCGCACAAAAGCCTCGTCGCCATCCGATTCGTCTCCGCGTAATCGGAAATTGCAATGGGCAATGCCATATTCAAATCCCGAGCGCTCGAATAAATGTAACAGTACCATGCTATCAATCCCGCCACTAATGGCCAACAAAACTTTTTGCCCGGACTTTATCAGCTGCTTTTGGTTGATATTACTTATGAATTGATCGTACATGGTCTGCTTGTTGTTTATTTCCTTTTACTGAAAGTTGAGTCTTTTTATGTACATAAAAAATTAGAGACAAAGTTTAAAAATTGTCATTTCGACGAAGAATGAAGAGAAATCTCTTACTTAACAAATAGATTTCTCAGTCGTTCCTCCTTCGAAATGACAAGGAGCTACTTTTTCACTTTTCCTACCGCCTGCGCAATGTTTAGTATTACCTCAACTGATTTTAGCATTGAAGGAATTGGCACAAACTCAAACGGCCCATGAAAATTATGTCCACCGGCAAAGATATTCGGGCAAGGCAGTCCATCATATGAAAGACGTGCGCCATCGGTACCACCGCGAATAGCTTTTATTTTGGGCTCCACACCGGCCTCAATCATTGCCTTTTCGGCAATATCAATAATGTATTTCACGGGTTCCACTTTTTCGCGCATGTTGTAGTACTGATCTTCCATCTTCAGTTCCACAATATCTTTGTCGTATTCCGAATTAATCAACTTAACAACGTTGGTTAATAATCTTTTTTTGTCCTCGAATTTAGTTTTGTCATGATCGCGGATAATATATTCCAGTTCCGCTTCTTCAACGCCACCATTCATCGATAACAGGTGGAAAAAACCTTCGTATTTCTCGGTATGTTCCGGACGCTGTGTCGGAGGTAGCATGGCAATCAATTTATGTGCTACCAGTAGGGCGTTAATCATTTTGTCTTTCGCCGATCCGGGATGCACGCTAAGACCTTTTATTTTAATATTCGCTCCAGCCGCATTAAAATTCTCGAATTCTAACTCTCCAATTTCACCACCATCAAGTGTGTAAGCAAAATCGGCACCAAATTTCTTCACATCAAAATAGTCGGTTCCTTTACCAATCTCCTCATCGGGCGTAAAAGCAATGCGGATCTTTCCGTGCTTTAAATCCGGCGAATTTAACAGCTGCTCGGCAGCCGTAACAATTTCGGCAACCCCTGCTTTATCGTCGGCACCCAACAGCGTTGTTCCGTCGGCGGTAATAATATCCTGTCCTTTGTAGTTTAATATTTCAGGAAACTGTTTTGGATCAATACAAACTTTGTTTTTTAAATAAACAGTGCAGCCATCGTACTTCTCGATTATCTGTGGATCAACACTTTCGCCCGAAAAATCAGGACTGGTATCAACGTGAGATATAAAACCAACCACCGGGCAGTCGCTAACGCCCTTTGCCGGAATGGTTGCTGTTACATAACCGTATTTGTCCATTTCCACCTCGCTCAATCCAATCGCCTTTAATTCTTCAACCAGTTTTTTCATAAAAACCAGTTGACGGTCGGTACTTGGGTACGTTTTACTTTTTGGATCGGAAGTGGTGTATTGTTTTGCGTAATTGATAAATCGTTCTACTACTTTTTCC
It contains:
- the tilS gene encoding tRNA lysidine(34) synthetase TilS, encoding MYDQFISNINQKQLIKSGQKVLLAISGGIDSMVLLHLFERSGFEYGIAHCNFRLRGDESDGDEAFVREQVEQHGTPVHFETFDTKEYASLKGISIEMAARELRYGFFERIRKEYEYDCIVTAHHQDDLIETFFLNLSRKTGIKGLTGIKEKKGKLIRPLLFASREDIEKYAAGNFISCREDSSNNEVVFQRNFLRHKILPLFSELNPAFKKNFMASVDNLKAAYEVYETTIDSEARRVLTEDKEQSVISIPELQNSPHPKIVLLEILSGFGFNSSVVDTVYQSLETLSGKQFFSKTHRLVKDRDALFIQELTNDEDRVYYIEQDDIELFAPFDISIERFDAKDFTIIKEANIACVDMDEVEFPLLIRKWQQGDYFQPLGMTGFKKVSDFFIDRKMPLHEKENTWLLCSGKKIVWIMGHRLDNRFKVTPSTKQVLKIVMA
- the pepT gene encoding peptidase T → MEKVVERFINYAKQYTTSDPKSKTYPSTDRQLVFMKKLVEELKAIGLSEVEMDKYGYVTATIPAKGVSDCPVVGFISHVDTSPDFSGESVDPQIIEKYDGCTVYLKNKVCIDPKQFPEILNYKGQDIITADGTTLLGADDKAGVAEIVTAAEQLLNSPDLKHGKIRIAFTPDEEIGKGTDYFDVKKFGADFAYTLDGGEIGELEFENFNAAGANIKIKGLSVHPGSAKDKMINALLVAHKLIAMLPPTQRPEHTEKYEGFFHLLSMNGGVEEAELEYIIRDHDKTKFEDKKRLLTNVVKLINSEYDKDIVELKMEDQYYNMREKVEPVKYIIDIAEKAMIEAGVEPKIKAIRGGTDGARLSYDGLPCPNIFAGGHNFHGPFEFVPIPSMLKSVEVILNIAQAVGKVKK